In Corynebacterium ulcerans, one genomic interval encodes:
- the atpB gene encoding F0F1 ATP synthase subunit A has product MKGEFHAPSLDHEFFPDPIWFADVANGWFTIDRLMFVRLLMALVLVIFFAVAMRNPKLVPSGLQNCAEYLLDFVRIHIAEDILGKKEGNRFLPVIATIFFIVLFCNLPSVIPFLNISPNARIGMPLVLALFGYVAFIYAGAKRYGFFKYIKSSVVIPNLPPALHLLVVPLEFFSTFVLRPATLTLRLMANMLAGHIILVLLFSATNFFFWQLNGWTALSAVTIVAGIAFTLFELLVIFLQAYIFALLSAVYLELSLHADEH; this is encoded by the coding sequence ATGAAGGGTGAATTTCATGCACCCTCCTTGGATCACGAATTTTTCCCGGATCCCATCTGGTTCGCCGACGTGGCGAACGGCTGGTTCACAATCGACCGTCTGATGTTCGTCCGCCTGCTTATGGCGCTTGTCCTCGTAATATTCTTTGCAGTTGCTATGCGTAACCCGAAGCTGGTTCCTTCTGGTCTTCAGAACTGCGCTGAATATCTTTTGGACTTTGTCCGAATCCACATTGCAGAAGACATTTTGGGAAAGAAGGAAGGTAATCGGTTCCTGCCGGTTATCGCCACCATCTTCTTCATTGTCTTGTTCTGCAACCTTCCTTCGGTCATCCCGTTCCTAAACATCTCGCCGAACGCGCGCATTGGTATGCCGCTCGTTCTGGCACTGTTTGGTTACGTTGCGTTTATTTATGCAGGTGCGAAGCGCTACGGCTTCTTCAAGTACATCAAGTCGTCGGTGGTTATTCCTAACCTTCCTCCGGCCTTGCACCTACTTGTCGTGCCTCTCGAGTTTTTCTCGACCTTCGTTCTGCGCCCGGCCACGCTGACCCTGCGTCTTATGGCCAACATGCTCGCAGGACACATCATTTTGGTTCTGTTGTTCTCTGCCACGAACTTCTTCTTCTGGCAGCTGAATGGCTGGACCGCGCTGTCCGCCGTGACAATCGTCGCGGGGATTGCGTTCACGCTGTTCGAGCTTTTGGTGATTTTCCTTCAGGCTTACATCTTTGCCCTGTTGTCCGCCGTGTACCTCGAACTGTCGTTGCACGCCGACGAACACTGA
- a CDS encoding ATP synthase F0 subunit C, which produces MNEAILAASDTAVSGSIATVGYGLATIGPGLGIGILVGKALEGMARQPEMAGQLRTTMFLGIAFVEALALIGLVAGFIL; this is translated from the coding sequence ATGAACGAAGCCATCCTCGCTGCATCTGACACCGCAGTTTCCGGCTCCATCGCAACCGTTGGTTACGGCCTTGCTACCATCGGCCCGGGCCTCGGCATCGGTATCCTCGTTGGTAAGGCACTCGAGGGCATGGCTCGCCAGCCCGAGATGGCCGGCCAGCTCCGCACCACCATGTTCCTCGGTATCGCTTTCGTTGAGGCTCTTGCCCTCATCGGTCTGGTTGCAGGCTTCATCCTTTAA
- a CDS encoding F0F1 ATP synthase subunit B: MTNVINYLAEAQGMPLEESPSVLLPASYDIVWSLVVLVIVSILFKKLVLPKYREVLTEREDRIKGGIQRAEAAQAEAKAALEKYNAQLAEARAEAAEIREDARAKGKQIEADMKAKATEESNRIIESGEKQLAAQREQVVEELRREMGQNSISLAERLLGDQLSDDVKRSGTIDKFLAELDTVSPAGK; the protein is encoded by the coding sequence ATGACGAACGTCATTAATTACCTCGCTGAGGCACAAGGAATGCCGCTGGAGGAATCCCCCAGCGTTCTTTTGCCTGCCAGCTACGACATCGTCTGGTCGCTCGTCGTGCTCGTAATTGTCTCGATCCTATTTAAGAAGCTTGTTCTTCCTAAGTATCGAGAAGTCCTGACCGAGCGTGAGGACCGGATCAAGGGTGGCATTCAGCGTGCAGAGGCTGCACAGGCTGAAGCTAAGGCAGCTCTTGAGAAGTACAATGCTCAGCTCGCAGAGGCGCGCGCCGAAGCAGCAGAAATCCGCGAAGATGCCCGAGCAAAGGGCAAGCAGATCGAAGCTGACATGAAGGCAAAGGCCACCGAGGAGAGCAACCGCATCATCGAGTCCGGTGAGAAGCAATTGGCCGCTCAGCGTGAGCAGGTCGTTGAAGAGCTTCGCCGCGAGATGGGCCAGAACTCGATCAGCCTTGCCGAGCGTCTTCTTGGAGATCAGCTCTCCGATGACGTAAAGCGTTCCGGCACGATCGACAAGTTCCTGGCTGAACTCGACACCGTGTCTCCGGCAGGGAAGTGA
- a CDS encoding F0F1 ATP synthase subunit delta, with the protein MHAASRDALARVISHLDVALWEAKENAIATAAQTGAELFDVVDALDNERGLRIAVADASTTADQRTGLVSAVFAGKVSPATLEVLISAARESWSNPREFRAGLITLGRRALLRSAEGQGQLAQVEDELFRLSRILEKESELTLLLDDRSIDRARKRELLAKVLYGKVTAVTEALALQVIGRRESNAIDDINALSKEAAALQGRSVAHVVSAGPLNDEQNQALVQKLERIYGRAMSIHSEVDPSLLGGLVIRVGNEVIDGSTSGKLERLRANLV; encoded by the coding sequence ATGCACGCAGCGAGCCGCGACGCACTAGCACGCGTGATCTCCCACCTAGACGTAGCTCTGTGGGAGGCCAAAGAAAACGCAATCGCTACTGCAGCGCAGACTGGCGCTGAGCTTTTCGACGTCGTCGATGCCTTGGACAACGAGCGCGGATTGCGTATCGCCGTCGCAGATGCATCCACGACGGCCGACCAGCGTACCGGTTTGGTTTCTGCTGTGTTCGCCGGAAAGGTTTCGCCTGCCACCCTCGAAGTGCTGATTTCTGCAGCACGCGAGTCGTGGTCTAATCCCCGCGAATTCCGCGCAGGCTTGATTACCTTGGGTCGCCGGGCACTCCTGAGGTCCGCTGAGGGACAAGGACAGCTGGCACAGGTCGAAGACGAGCTCTTCCGCCTGTCTCGGATTCTGGAAAAGGAATCCGAGTTGACGCTGCTCCTTGATGACCGCAGCATAGACCGCGCGAGGAAGCGCGAACTGCTGGCGAAGGTGCTATATGGCAAGGTCACCGCTGTGACTGAGGCCCTTGCACTTCAGGTTATTGGTCGCCGTGAGTCCAACGCCATCGATGACATCAATGCATTGTCCAAGGAAGCTGCTGCATTGCAGGGCCGTTCCGTTGCACATGTTGTCTCTGCTGGCCCGTTGAACGACGAGCAAAACCAGGCACTGGTACAGAAGCTAGAGCGCATTTATGGTCGTGCGATGAGCATCCACTCTGAGGTTGATCCCAGCCTCCTCGGTGGACTGGTCATCCGAGTCGGCAACGAAGTCATCGATGGATCTACCTCGGGCAAGCTCGAGCGTCTCCGTGCGAACCTCGTATAG
- the atpA gene encoding F0F1 ATP synthase subunit alpha → MAELTISSDEIRSAIANYTSSYSAEASREEVGVVISAADGIAQVSGLPSVMANELLEFPGGVIGVAQNLDTDHIGVVVLGNYESLKEGDEVKRTGEVLSIPVGDNFLGRVINPLGQPIDGLGAIEAEEQRVLELQAPSVLQRQPVEEPMQTGIKAIDAMTPIGRGQRQLVIGDRKTGKTAVCIDTILNQKANWESGDKTKQVRCIYVAIGQKGSTIAAVRKTLEEQGALEYTTIVAAPASDSAGFKWLAPFAGAALGQHWMYQGNHVLVIYDDLTKQAEAYRAISLLLRRPPGREAYPGDVFYLHSRLLERAAKLSDEMGAGSMTALPIIETKANDVSAFIPTNVISITDGQVFLESDLFNQGVRPAINVGVSVSRVGGAAQTKGMKKVSGSLRLDLAAYRDLEAFATFASDLDAASKAQLDRGARLVELLKQAENAPQPVEHQIVSIWLAGNGHFDNVPVEDVRRFESELIEYFHSTTPQVFEQIAGGTQLSEESQATLVSATETFKRTFQTTAGTVVINEPEVEALPADQVKKNTLSVKK, encoded by the coding sequence ATGGCGGAGCTTACGATCTCCTCCGATGAGATCCGTAGCGCGATTGCGAACTACACCTCGAGCTACTCCGCGGAGGCCTCCCGTGAGGAGGTCGGCGTGGTCATTTCCGCAGCTGATGGTATTGCCCAGGTATCTGGTCTGCCTTCAGTCATGGCAAATGAGCTCCTTGAGTTCCCCGGCGGCGTCATCGGCGTCGCGCAGAACCTCGATACTGATCACATCGGTGTTGTGGTTTTGGGTAACTATGAATCCCTTAAAGAAGGCGACGAAGTAAAGCGGACAGGCGAGGTTCTCTCGATCCCTGTCGGCGACAACTTCCTTGGTCGCGTTATCAACCCCCTTGGCCAGCCGATTGATGGACTCGGCGCCATTGAAGCAGAAGAGCAGCGCGTTCTTGAGCTTCAAGCACCTTCTGTGCTGCAGCGTCAGCCAGTTGAGGAGCCGATGCAGACTGGTATCAAGGCTATCGATGCGATGACTCCGATCGGCCGTGGCCAGCGTCAGCTCGTCATTGGCGACCGTAAAACCGGCAAGACTGCCGTGTGCATCGACACAATCCTGAACCAGAAGGCAAACTGGGAGTCCGGCGACAAGACCAAGCAGGTCCGTTGTATTTACGTCGCTATTGGTCAGAAGGGCTCCACCATCGCAGCCGTCCGTAAGACTCTTGAAGAGCAGGGCGCTTTGGAGTACACCACTATTGTGGCTGCTCCGGCTTCTGATTCTGCGGGCTTCAAATGGCTCGCCCCATTCGCAGGTGCCGCTCTAGGCCAGCACTGGATGTACCAGGGCAACCACGTCTTGGTGATCTATGATGATCTGACCAAGCAGGCTGAGGCATACCGCGCAATTTCGTTGCTGCTTCGCCGCCCTCCGGGACGTGAAGCTTACCCAGGCGACGTCTTCTACCTTCACTCTCGCCTCTTGGAGCGTGCTGCAAAGCTTTCCGACGAGATGGGTGCAGGTTCGATGACCGCACTTCCGATCATCGAGACCAAGGCTAACGACGTCTCCGCCTTCATTCCTACCAACGTGATTTCGATTACCGATGGTCAGGTATTCCTTGAGTCCGACCTGTTCAACCAGGGTGTTCGCCCCGCTATTAACGTCGGTGTTTCCGTTTCTCGTGTTGGTGGCGCAGCGCAGACCAAGGGCATGAAGAAGGTTTCTGGCTCTCTTCGTCTCGACCTCGCCGCATACCGCGACCTCGAGGCATTCGCTACCTTCGCATCTGATCTTGATGCTGCCTCCAAGGCACAGCTGGATCGCGGTGCACGCCTTGTTGAGCTGCTCAAGCAGGCTGAAAATGCTCCGCAGCCGGTTGAACACCAGATCGTCTCCATCTGGCTTGCAGGCAATGGTCACTTCGATAACGTTCCCGTCGAGGATGTCCGTCGCTTCGAGTCCGAGTTGATTGAGTACTTCCACAGCACCACTCCGCAGGTCTTTGAACAGATCGCGGGCGGTACTCAGCTGTCAGAGGAATCTCAGGCAACCTTGGTTTCCGCAACAGAGACGTTCAAGCGTACGTTCCAGACCACCGCCGGCACAGTCGTGATCAACGAACCTGAGGTCGAGGCTCTGCCTGCAGACCAGGTTAAGAAGAACACGCTGTCGGTCAAGAAGTAA
- a CDS encoding F0F1 ATP synthase subunit gamma, protein MANLRELRDRIRSVNSTKKITKAQELIATSRITKAQARVEASQPYATEIHKVMERLAAASSLDHPMLHEREDGKRAAVLVISSDRGMAGGYNYNVFKKAAELIKLLEDNGYEVVRYVTGNKAVGYYKFRGEDVAGAWTGFSQDPSWEETHSVRRHLIDGFIAGSKGTAKYREGLNTGEGDPIQGFDQVHVVYTEFESMLVQTARAHQLLPIEPVIETEEVQISDEGILQNAGEPTPDVEFEPDADTLFEAMLPQYVSRSLFAMFLEAAAAESASRRNAMKSATDNATALVKDLSRVANQARQAQITQEITEIVGGASALGDSGESD, encoded by the coding sequence ATGGCTAATCTTCGTGAGCTACGTGACCGAATTCGGTCCGTCAACTCCACTAAGAAGATCACCAAGGCCCAGGAGCTGATCGCAACTTCGCGCATCACCAAAGCCCAAGCACGGGTCGAGGCTTCACAGCCTTACGCCACCGAGATCCACAAGGTGATGGAACGCCTGGCCGCAGCTAGCTCTTTGGATCACCCGATGCTGCACGAGCGTGAAGACGGCAAGCGCGCCGCTGTGCTCGTGATTTCGAGTGACCGCGGCATGGCTGGTGGCTATAACTACAACGTGTTCAAGAAGGCAGCTGAGCTTATCAAGCTGCTGGAAGATAACGGCTACGAAGTAGTTCGCTACGTTACTGGTAACAAAGCTGTTGGCTACTACAAGTTCCGTGGCGAGGACGTCGCAGGCGCATGGACCGGTTTCTCTCAGGATCCGTCTTGGGAAGAGACCCACAGCGTGCGTCGCCACCTCATCGATGGCTTTATTGCCGGATCGAAAGGTACTGCAAAGTATCGCGAGGGCTTGAACACGGGCGAGGGCGATCCTATTCAGGGCTTCGACCAAGTTCACGTGGTGTACACCGAGTTTGAATCCATGCTGGTTCAGACCGCACGTGCTCATCAGCTGCTTCCGATCGAACCAGTCATTGAGACTGAAGAAGTTCAGATCAGCGATGAAGGCATCTTGCAGAATGCAGGAGAGCCTACTCCAGACGTTGAATTTGAGCCAGACGCAGATACGCTGTTTGAGGCTATGCTTCCGCAGTACGTTTCTCGTAGTCTGTTTGCTATGTTCCTCGAAGCAGCAGCTGCTGAATCGGCGTCTCGTCGAAACGCAATGAAGTCTGCAACTGATAACGCCACGGCCCTTGTTAAGGACCTATCGCGTGTTGCTAACCAGGCGCGTCAGGCACAAATCACCCAGGAAATCACAGAGATCGTCGGTGGCGCTAGTGCGCTCGGCGATAGCGGAGAAAGTGACTAG